In one window of Cytophagaceae bacterium ABcell3 DNA:
- a CDS encoding CotH kinase family protein has translation MKRTFTFFLLLLTSFTLLYAQSLYDDSESPASLRMVYTTGTYQRGVDNPAPDGYNNSSKVSSFTRSNEEYCVFVLNSGAPAKDVGPYLTGAKRFTFDVYSEHPGTVVQISIASAHKASADYPVGRHSDYSATTTKTNEWETLTFTYAGWRPDASVENSEIDQFSILFDPEKTTSEGRTYYFDNFFGPERITPEPSRILFENNKDISLLDYTSTGTLTRGYENPSTTGENTSQKVTRYQRSSQQFDEIIMDPLVRINNVEPFLANRKKMTLQFYSEFPGTEVVIIFSNSDKNIEGYPHGVHSDYKAYTSKTNEWETLVFDFGWRPDITVSNSEIDRITLNIAPNTNYTNTYYFDNFHGPHVFYEGTAQLSINEFMASNGNTIADYEGDREDWIEIYNSGDGSLNLRGHYLSDNDNNPTKWIFPGVIINPGDYLLVFASGKDTIFPNGEAHTNFRISSQGEPIRLSSPDGEEIDHVSAVSLQRDRSYGRLPDGNGEWAYLSNASPGASNNSTPSYAGLITEVPSFSVNGGFYQEPVALTIHAGSEYVIRYTLNGSEPDENSPVFSSEISISDRSGEPNLFSNIRTTYLNYVPWYAPEENISKATTVRARLFKEGHAPGPIVTNTYFIGEELATKYQITVWSIVTDSMHLFSKETGIYVPGKAFEDWQTGHPDEVPDGATPANYNQRGMDWERSASVEFFEPENAGGFKMDAGLRVHGGWSRAMTQKSFRFHFRNQYSSRTLEYPVFPELTQKINGRDDLNEFRRLILRQSGSENSFTYFRDALAHKLIEHTSVSTQAYRLSAAYLNGEYWGLYNIRERIDKSFLASHFKVDPEMVTILQFSGNLKEGKQKDADDYLALLDYIRNNDINNDAVYEHVKSKIDIANYIDYHLAQVFYGNHDWPGNNILYWRLHNGNINASLPGHDGRWRWILQDVDFGFGFDSSPEHNTLEMATLEGGTEWPNQDWATFLFRTLLQNPEFKNEFINRLADHMNTSFKPERIQQEITKFESALEPVIQEQIHRFQSPYDYNYWKEQIEVVRNFAENRIPNQQQHILDYFGLSGTTTVTVDVHQKRGGEIKISSLRLNNKVPGINEKVYPWTGTYFKDVPVTVSAIPEAGYRFTGWNGNSASNEDTTITLQEAVSLTAYFEPLTEGGEFPRAHILAQADYTLSAWSNNSEAGTYPPSMVFLQSRTVDPGLATPMEDPYAFSYNLDRRTRIEGLNDNGFAFINTGTSNDVLPNAEGRDLGAAVLALNTLNVKKAYISFKAGTELSNRRIYAIRLQYRAGNTTEFRDIIHQGEPVIYLTNTDGHSEHFENIELPEEALNQPYIQVRWVYHHITGISGPRAKLRIDDISVNVEETQEEDLTAVTDTNDGGVKLYPNPSDGNFKVVFSGNYTGKVTITITDIKGRQIFTETYYKDSEQKTWGMKNMIKTSGIYFVKWQTQESTGVERVLVIDTP, from the coding sequence ATGAAAAGAACCTTTACATTTTTTTTACTGCTGTTAACATCTTTCACACTATTATATGCCCAGTCACTGTATGACGACAGTGAAAGTCCGGCATCACTTAGAATGGTTTATACCACGGGTACTTATCAACGAGGAGTAGACAACCCAGCTCCCGATGGATATAACAATAGCTCCAAGGTGAGCAGCTTTACCCGAAGCAATGAAGAGTACTGCGTGTTCGTGCTAAACTCAGGTGCCCCGGCTAAAGATGTGGGTCCATATTTAACAGGAGCAAAAAGATTTACTTTTGATGTTTATAGTGAACATCCTGGTACTGTAGTACAAATAAGTATTGCAAGTGCCCATAAAGCCTCAGCCGACTATCCCGTAGGAAGGCACTCCGACTATTCAGCCACTACTACCAAAACGAACGAATGGGAAACGCTCACTTTTACTTATGCCGGCTGGCGACCTGACGCTAGTGTAGAAAACTCTGAAATAGATCAATTCAGCATCCTCTTTGATCCAGAAAAAACAACTTCAGAAGGAAGGACTTACTATTTTGACAACTTTTTTGGCCCTGAAAGAATTACCCCTGAACCTTCAAGGATATTGTTCGAAAACAACAAAGACATTTCTCTCCTTGACTATACCAGCACCGGCACCTTAACCAGAGGATATGAAAACCCTTCAACCACAGGAGAAAACACTAGCCAGAAAGTCACCAGATATCAGCGCTCCAGCCAACAGTTTGATGAAATTATTATGGATCCACTGGTACGTATAAATAATGTGGAACCATTTCTGGCAAATCGCAAAAAGATGACCTTGCAATTTTACAGCGAGTTTCCCGGAACTGAGGTAGTTATCATATTCTCCAATTCAGATAAAAACATTGAAGGGTATCCACATGGGGTACACTCCGACTACAAAGCATATACCTCAAAAACCAATGAGTGGGAGACCTTAGTATTTGACTTTGGTTGGCGTCCAGACATAACAGTTTCTAATTCTGAGATAGATCGGATAACATTAAATATTGCTCCAAACACAAACTATACCAACACCTATTATTTTGATAACTTTCATGGGCCCCACGTCTTTTATGAAGGCACTGCACAGTTGAGCATCAATGAATTTATGGCCTCCAATGGAAATACCATAGCAGATTATGAAGGAGATAGAGAAGATTGGATAGAAATCTATAACAGCGGAGACGGCAGCCTTAATCTCAGAGGGCATTATTTATCAGACAACGACAACAACCCGACCAAATGGATATTCCCAGGGGTGATAATAAACCCAGGAGATTACCTTCTAGTATTTGCTTCGGGAAAAGATACTATATTTCCGAATGGTGAAGCACATACCAACTTCAGAATAAGTTCACAAGGTGAGCCTATAAGGCTTTCCTCGCCAGATGGTGAAGAAATAGATCATGTGTCTGCCGTGTCCCTTCAAAGAGACAGGTCTTATGGGCGACTTCCTGACGGAAACGGTGAATGGGCTTACCTTTCCAATGCCTCGCCAGGCGCTTCCAATAATTCTACACCCTCCTATGCTGGCCTCATTACAGAAGTACCATCATTCTCTGTCAATGGCGGTTTTTACCAGGAGCCTGTTGCCCTGACCATACATGCAGGATCGGAATATGTGATCCGGTATACTTTAAACGGGTCGGAACCTGACGAAAACTCACCTGTCTTTTCCTCTGAAATAAGCATCTCCGACAGAAGCGGAGAGCCCAACTTGTTTTCCAATATCAGAACCACTTATTTAAACTATGTTCCATGGTATGCTCCAGAAGAAAATATAAGCAAAGCCACTACCGTAAGGGCAAGGCTGTTTAAAGAAGGCCATGCTCCTGGCCCAATTGTCACGAACACCTATTTTATAGGAGAAGAACTGGCAACAAAATATCAGATAACGGTGTGGTCGATAGTTACGGACAGCATGCACCTGTTCAGCAAAGAAACAGGAATTTATGTTCCGGGCAAAGCCTTTGAAGACTGGCAGACAGGCCATCCGGACGAAGTACCGGACGGTGCCACACCAGCAAATTACAACCAGCGTGGAATGGACTGGGAAAGATCCGCCAGTGTAGAGTTTTTTGAACCTGAAAATGCAGGAGGCTTTAAAATGGATGCAGGCCTTCGGGTGCATGGGGGATGGTCACGGGCCATGACCCAAAAATCCTTCCGTTTCCACTTTAGAAACCAATACTCCAGCCGCACACTTGAATATCCGGTATTTCCAGAACTAACACAGAAAATAAATGGCCGGGATGATCTCAATGAGTTTAGAAGACTAATTCTCCGTCAAAGTGGAAGTGAAAACTCCTTCACCTATTTCAGGGATGCCTTAGCGCACAAGCTTATAGAACACACTTCTGTGTCCACACAGGCTTATCGCTTATCTGCGGCATACCTAAATGGGGAATACTGGGGGTTATATAACATCAGAGAAAGAATTGATAAAAGCTTCCTTGCTTCACATTTCAAGGTTGACCCTGAAATGGTGACAATTCTACAATTTAGCGGCAACCTTAAAGAAGGGAAGCAGAAGGATGCAGATGATTACCTTGCTCTTCTGGACTATATCCGAAACAATGACATTAACAATGATGCAGTATATGAGCATGTAAAATCCAAAATTGATATTGCTAATTATATTGATTACCACCTTGCCCAAGTTTTTTATGGCAATCACGACTGGCCAGGCAACAACATTCTGTATTGGAGACTCCACAATGGGAATATAAACGCTTCCTTGCCGGGACATGACGGCAGGTGGCGCTGGATACTGCAGGATGTAGACTTTGGCTTTGGCTTTGACTCTTCCCCTGAACACAATACCCTTGAAATGGCCACATTGGAAGGCGGCACCGAATGGCCTAATCAAGATTGGGCAACTTTCCTTTTCCGAACCTTGCTACAGAACCCTGAATTCAAAAACGAATTTATAAACCGTTTGGCTGACCACATGAACACAAGTTTCAAGCCTGAAAGGATACAGCAAGAAATCACTAAGTTTGAAAGTGCCCTGGAACCTGTCATCCAGGAGCAGATTCACCGCTTCCAATCGCCTTATGATTATAACTACTGGAAAGAACAGATAGAAGTTGTAAGGAACTTTGCCGAAAACCGAATACCGAACCAGCAGCAACATATCCTAGATTATTTCGGGCTTTCGGGCACGACCACCGTCACTGTTGATGTGCACCAAAAGAGAGGGGGCGAAATTAAGATTAGCTCTCTGAGACTAAACAATAAAGTTCCAGGAATAAATGAGAAAGTATACCCTTGGACAGGAACCTATTTTAAGGATGTACCTGTTACCGTCTCTGCCATTCCCGAAGCAGGGTACCGCTTTACAGGATGGAACGGAAACAGCGCTTCAAACGAAGACACCACAATTACCTTACAGGAGGCAGTAAGCCTGACTGCCTATTTTGAACCTCTTACAGAAGGAGGTGAATTCCCTAGAGCCCATATATTGGCTCAGGCTGATTATACTTTAAGCGCATGGAGCAATAATTCTGAGGCGGGCACCTATCCCCCATCCATGGTATTCCTGCAGTCCCGAACCGTAGACCCAGGGCTTGCGACTCCTATGGAAGACCCATATGCTTTTTCGTATAATCTGGACAGAAGAACCCGGATAGAAGGTTTGAATGACAATGGCTTTGCATTTATAAACACCGGAACATCCAATGACGTCCTGCCCAATGCGGAAGGTCGTGATCTAGGAGCGGCTGTTTTAGCTTTAAACACACTAAATGTTAAAAAAGCCTATATTTCATTCAAGGCAGGGACTGAGCTTTCTAACCGCAGGATCTATGCCATCCGCCTACAATACAGAGCTGGCAACACAACTGAATTTAGAGACATCATCCATCAAGGAGAACCTGTAATATATTTAACAAACACAGACGGGCACTCCGAACATTTTGAAAACATAGAGCTACCGGAGGAAGCATTAAACCAACCATATATACAAGTGCGCTGGGTGTATCACCATATCACAGGCATTTCAGGCCCTAGAGCTAAATTACGCATTGATGATATTTCAGTTAATGTTGAAGAAACTCAGGAGGAGGACTTAACTGCTGTAACGGACACTAATGATGGAGGGGTAAAGCTGTACCCCAATCCTTCTGATGGAAATTTCAAGGTTGTTTTTTCCGGTAATTACACCGGCAAAGTGACCATAACCATTACAGATATAAAGGGCAGGCAAATATTCACAGAAACTTATTATAAGGATTCAGAGCAGAAAACCTGGGGCATGAAAAACATGATCAAGACCTCCGGAATTTACTTTGTCAAATGGCAGACACAGGAAAGTACCGGGGTGGAAAGAGTTCTAGTTATCGACACCCCTTAA